From a single Stomoxys calcitrans chromosome 4, idStoCalc2.1, whole genome shotgun sequence genomic region:
- the LOC106089059 gene encoding branched-chain-amino-acid aminotransferase, cytosolic, with translation MTTKMAINAKELFRNQHRLIRFIEQSIRMCSNQTLKQQQQQKTQLEADFQITKSITSQLSTAVPEPIVHDEDVGQQFAASALSVRLATPQQLQPKPDNAEELGFGKLFTDHMLKIYWHKSLGGWQKPQITPLENLVMHPAAKVLHYAVELFEGMKAYRGVDDKIRIFRPNMNMHRMNLAAQRSGLPTFEGEEFIKCLSRLLTIDSEWVPHTEAASLYIRPTLIGIDPTLGVASSDSALLYAILSPVGSYFKSDETGAVSLLADPSYTRAWPGGAGNRKMGSNYAPTINVQKEASRKGLQQVLWLYGDDHQLTEVGTMNIFMLFINEQGEKELRTPPLNGLILPGITRDSILALTRQWGKFKVSEETFTMHNIVDLLNKGRLLELFGTGTACVVSPVNRISYLGKDLYIPTMEQEKPLHETIRETLMDIQYGKVQHPWSVVIE, from the exons gAACTCTTCCGCAACCAACATCGTTTGATTCGCTTCATCGAACAATCGATTCGCATGTGCAGCAATCAGACAttgaaacagcaacaacaacaaaagacacAATTGGAAGCCGATTTCCAAATCACCAAATCGATCACTTCACAATTGTCCACTGCCGTACCTGAACCCATTGTCCACGATGAAGATGTCGGTCAACAATTTGCCGCCTCAGCGTTGTCAGTTCGTTTGGCCACACCACAACAGTTGCAACCCAAACCCGACAATGCCGAAGAATTGGGCTTTGGTAAACTTTTTACCGATCACATGTTGAAAATCTATTGGCACAAAAGTTTGGGTGGTTGGCAGAAACCTCAGATTACGCCGTTGGAGAATTTAGTTATGCATCCGGCGGCTAAAGTGTTGCATTATGCTGTGGAG ctTTTCGAAGGCATGAAAGCTTATCGCGGTGTCGATGACAAAATTCGCATTTTCCGTCCCAACATGAATATGCATCGTATGAACTTGGCTGCGCAACGTTCCGGTTTGCCCACTTTCGAGGGTGAGGAATTCATTAAGTGCCTGTCACGATTGTTGACCATCGATTCCGAATGGGTGCCACACACAGAAGCTGCTAGTTTATATATTCGTCCCACCCTCATTGGTATTGAT CCTACCTTGGGTGTTGCCTCCTCCGATTCCGCCCTCTTGTACGCCATTCTCAGCCCTGTAGGCAGTTACTTCAAGAGTGATGAAACCGGCGCCGTTTCTCTGCTGGCTGATCCCAGCTACACCAGAGCCTGGCCCGGTGGTGCTGGTAATCGTAAAATGGGTTCCAACTATGCCCCCACCATTAATGTACAAAAAGAGGCTTCCCGCAAAGGCTTGCAGCAAGTGTTGTGGTTGTATGGCGATGATCATCAACTGACCGAAGTTGGTACCATGAACATTTTCATGTTGTTCATCAATGAGCAAGGAG AAAAAGAATTAAGAACACCTCCCTTGAATGGTTTAATTTTGCCCGGCATTACCAGAGATTCAATCTTAGCCTTGACCCGCCAATGGGGTAAATTCAAGGTTTCCGAAGAAACCTTTACCATGCACAACATTGTGGATCTTCTGAATAAAGGAAGA TTGCTGGAATTGTTCGGTACTGGTACCGCCTGCGTGGTCAGCCCTGTCAACCGCATCAGCTATTTGGGCAAGGATCTGTACATACCCACCATGGAACAAGAGAAGCCCTTACACGAAACCATCCGCGAAACATTAATGGACATACAGTATGGCAAAGTGCAACATCCCTGGTCTGTGGTCATTGAATAA